A genomic window from Bacteroidales bacterium includes:
- a CDS encoding HmuY family protein, translating to MKWSVFGIWIILALGSVSCFEEDEAVPPYNLPEGVDTLSLQNSIYDYQVYVDLSTGSIVSENANSDWVLSFECADTGTHIRINSSDFWGIARTGSTDLEAVYTSDPGHVWRADRSDGNPDSTAVGSWVRFEEGIPTYTNEVYLLGKYDGIAYKLARKVQFISVSESAYRFLIDEPGGSDPDTIEVLKDARYNYSQFSLESNSTIQLEPEKEAWDLLFQQYYTILFTDDGVPTPYYVRGVLLNPNGVEAALDTLVHFLDINYALAIQMPFSSALDAIGHDWKSVEVDEASNSAEYKVRPGYTYLVRDANNELYKLRFKSYFNKSGVKGCPSFEFARLSPG from the coding sequence ATGAAGTGGAGCGTTTTTGGCATATGGATAATACTGGCTCTGGGAAGCGTCTCCTGTTTTGAAGAAGACGAGGCGGTACCCCCCTATAATTTGCCCGAGGGGGTGGATACCCTGAGCCTGCAGAACTCCATTTACGACTACCAGGTATATGTGGATCTGAGTACGGGCAGCATTGTTTCTGAAAATGCGAACAGCGACTGGGTCCTGTCTTTCGAGTGTGCCGATACGGGGACCCACATCCGGATCAATTCCTCGGATTTCTGGGGGATCGCCCGGACAGGATCCACGGATTTGGAAGCCGTTTACACATCCGATCCGGGGCATGTATGGAGAGCCGACCGGTCCGACGGGAACCCCGATTCCACCGCGGTGGGCAGCTGGGTCCGTTTTGAGGAAGGCATTCCCACTTACACAAACGAGGTCTACCTGCTGGGGAAATACGACGGGATCGCCTATAAGCTGGCCAGGAAGGTGCAATTCATCTCTGTAAGTGAGTCCGCCTACCGCTTTCTGATCGATGAGCCCGGCGGAAGCGATCCGGATACCATAGAGGTGTTAAAGGATGCGCGTTACAATTATAGCCAGTTCTCCCTGGAAAGCAACAGCACAATCCAGCTTGAGCCGGAAAAGGAGGCCTGGGACCTTCTGTTCCAGCAATATTATACCATCCTGTTTACCGACGATGGGGTGCCCACTCCTTATTATGTAAGAGGAGTCCTGCTTAATCCAAACGGGGTGGAGGCTGCCCTGGACACCCTGGTGCATTTTCTGGATATTAACTACGCACTGGCCATTCAGATGCCCTTCTCCTCCGCTCTGGATGCCATTGGCCACGACTGGAAATCGGTGGAGGTGGATGAGGCCAGCAACTCTGCAGAATATAAAGTCCGGCCGGGCTACACCTACCTGGTCAGAGATGCAAATAATGAACTGTATAAACTCCGCTTTAAAAGTTATTTTAATAAATCCGGTGTAAAAGGCTGTCCGTCCTTCGAATTTGCCCGATTAAGCCCCGGATAA